The Solibacillus sp. FSL R7-0668 genome includes the window ATAATGAAGAAGGGCAAGATTTTCGGAATAGGCATTGCATTAGCATTAATGGCGATTGTCGGGTTGTCATCGCTGTTTTATGTTACAAAGGATACAGCCTATGCAAATGGCGTCATCTTTGAAGGGGAAGCGTATACCGTACAGCTCCCAAATGCATTGACGAAGGACAGTGTCACAAACGGGGCGGTAATTGTAAAAGATGCGAATGGGAAAGTAGTACAGGCAACACTTACGCTGGATACTACGGCAAAAGTGTTGACGGTAGAGAATTTGAAGGCTGGACAATACGAGGTAATCATTAAGAAAAATGCCTATGCCAAAGCATCAAAATTTGTGCGTGAGCAAAGCATTCCGCTAGATGTGATTCAAAAGGTGAGTGCCCTGAAAACAGAGGCGGATTTACAGGCTTATTTTAAAGGGTATCTTGCGGCTGAAAATGCGCGCTATCAAGGGCGCGGGGAGGAAAGTACACAGGAGTTTTCAAGTGCTGAGAGTGAGAATAGTTCAAGTGATAAAGCAAGCGGTGGTCAGAGCTATTCAACGACAAACAACCAAGTGGAAGGTATTGAAGAAGGCGACATTACGATTACAGATGGGAAATACATTTACACAATTGTCGATAATAAAATTATGATTGTGGATGCGAAATCTTTAAAAATGGTGAAGCGTTTAACGGTTGGTAAAGAGATTTATCCCACACATTTAATGCTGCATAATGAGCTATTAGTTGTTGGTTATACAGCCTATGTGGAAACACAAAAAGAATCCTATTACGATTCGAAATCGGTAACAAAAGTGGCATTTTATAATGTCAAAGATGCCGCAAATCCAACGCTTGTGCGTGAGGTAGGGCAAGATGGTGACCTTACGAATATTCGTAAATTAGGGAACTATTTATATGTAGTTTCAAGCAAAACACCAAATTACTGGATGCTGCCAGAAAATCAAGAGGTGGAATTACGCCCTGCAACCTATGATGGCGGTAAAGAAAAGCTCTTACCGGTTGATCAAATTCGTCTTTTACCTGAAAGCAATCAACCGAGCTATTTAATGGTTTCGGCGATGGATATCAGCAATATTAAATCCAATGAATGGAAAACCGTGAGCTTTTTAGGGAACAGCGGGCAAATGTACATGTCTGAAAACGCGATTTACATTGCATCGATGAACAATCAATTCTGGCCAACAGTTGATATTGCGGTCGATTCCACAGAGAGAGCCAGTGTACCTGTACAAAGTAAAAATGAAACGACGCTTTATAAAATTGCCATTGCGAAAACAAATATCCGCTTGGCAACAGAAGGTAAGGTGAAAGGTTCGGTATTAAATCAGTTTTCGATGGATGAGCATAACGGCTATATTCGCATTGCAACGACAGAGGGCAATGCTTGGGGTACGGATGCCAATTCGAAAAATCATCTCTTTATTTTAGACGAGAACTTAAAGCAGGTCGGTGCAGTCCATGATTTAGCGCCAGGAGAACGTATTTATTCGGCACGTTTCATCGGTGACAAGGCGTATTTAGTAACGTTTAAAGAAACGGACCCACTATTTGTCATTGATACGAAAGATCCAAAAGCACCGAAAGTATTAGGGGAGCTTAAAATTCCAGGCTTTAGTAATTATTTACACCCGATCGATGAAAACCATTTACTAGGTATCGGCTATGATACAGAGGTGCGAATGGAGCCAGGTGTGAAGGAGCCAATCGTGCTAACAAAAGGTATGAAGTTAAGCCTATTTGATGTATCTGACTTGAAAAATCCGAAAGAAAAGCAAGCAGTAGTAATTGGTGGGCGTGGTACGTATTCATCGGTGCAACATGACCATAAAGCGCTATTTAGAGACCCACGAAATCATTTATACGGCTTCCCGGTGACAGTCTATTCAGAAACGGATGAACAAGACCGCCTGAAATACGAGGGAACGGGTGCCCAAATTTATCAAGTAACCACTTCGGGCATTAAATTAGTGGGGAATTTATTGGAGCAAGCGCGCCCAGGGGAGCAATATGAGGATGCATACAATGTCGTACAGCGTATGCTTTATGTTGAGGATGAGCTATACGCGGTATCTCGCTCGAAGGTGACGAGCTATAACGGCAAAACCTATAAAAAGCAACAAACGCTTGGATTTTAAGGAGTAACTAAAAATCTGTGTCAGGGCAAATGTTCTGATGCAGATTTTTTTCATTTCTTAAGAATATCTTCATTTTTGTCATGCGAAAACCTTAAGATTTAACCTTTACACTGTAAGTATAAAGGAGTGGAGAGCGATGATTGAAGTGAAAAATGTCCAGCATACGTTTTTAATTGGGAAAAAGGGGAAGGAAAAGCGCGTGCCTGTATTGCGCAATGTTTCATTAGAGGTGCCATCAGGCGATATTATTGCGGTCGTCGGGAAAAGTGGCTCGGGGAAATCGACGCTGCTGCAAATATTGGCGGGTTTTATGAAGCCTGAACATGGCTCGATATGTGTCAACGGTCAGGAAATTGCGGCCTTTACCGAGGCACAGAGCGCGGCCTTTCGTCTCAAAAATTTCGGTTTTATCTTTCAAAATTTTCAATTGATGCCAAGTTTGACCGCGTTTGAAAATATTGAACTACCGCTTAAATTACAGGGCATCAGTCCAGCCATTCGCAAAAGCCGTGTCGAAGAAATAATGGCGCGTGTGGGGTTAGTGGAGGTGAGCGACCACTTTCCAAATGAATTATCAGGTGGTCAGCAGCAGCGTGTGAGTATTGCGCGTGCATTAGTTACGAAAGCGCCGATTTTACTTGCGGATGAGCCAACAGGGAGCTTAGATTCTGAAACCGAGCAAGAAATTTTAGCATTGATAGAGCAGCTCAATCGAGACTTAAATTTAACATTTGTCATTATTACGCATGATGAGGAAGTGGCGAATATTGCCGATCAGCGTTACCGCATGCATGATGGGGCGTTAGTGAAAGAAGGTGTCGTTCATGCGATTTAAAGATCAACTTGATTTTGTTATGCAGCATATTAAGAAAAATAAATTACGTGTTTTTATGACGGTGTTAGCTGCAACGATGGGCTGTGCGTTTTTAATCGTATTAGCATCAGTTGGCTTTGGCTTACAGGCATCGATTGAAAAGGATATTTTATCGAATGATAGTGTGACAAAAATAGAAGTACAAAGCAGCCAATCCCAGTTTACCGAGGAAGAAGTGGCTGAAATTCAAGCGGTAGAACATGTACAAACCGTGCTAAAAATAACAAATATGAATACAGAAGCGCAAAGCTTTTTTGAAGATCGGGATACAATCGGTAGTGTATCGTTAACGAATTTTAACGATTTACAGCAAGTAGCCGATGATTTATCGACGGGTGTGTATCCAACAAATGCAAACGAGATTTTAGTCGGCTATCATTTCGCACAAACGCTGTTAAATGACGCGGATCGGAAACGAATCGAAGAAAAATCATTAGAAGCACAGGCAAATGGTGATTATTATGATGGTTCTGAAGAGGGTTATAAAGAGTCCCTTCTAGGTAAAGAAATCGAAGTGGCATTCCGTTCTTATGAGGATGTCTCGAAACAAACCGAGCGTCAAAAATTCAAGATTGTTGGTGTGCTTGCGAAGCCTAGCTATGAATGGGCGATTGATAATAAAATGTATCTATCTGATGCAGTGGCACCAAAGCTAGAAGAAAGCTTTGGACAAGCGTTCCCAGAGCAACAAGAAGCGCTTTATTTTGATCGTTTTGAAATTTATGCAACAAGCTTAGAGTATGTGAAGCCGATATTAGAGGAATTACGCGATAAAGGTTTTGGTGTCTATTCGGTAACGGAGCAATTAGAGGAGCTCAATGTCTTTTTCTTAGTATTAAAGGCAGGACTTATTTTTGTAGGGACCATTGCGGTACTCATTGCATCGATTGGGATTTTCAATACGATGACGATGGCTGTAACCGAACGTACGCGTGAAATTGGGGTGTTAAAGGCAATTGGCGCAAGTCCGAAGCTGATTCAACGATTATTCTTAATGGAGAGCATGTTTATTGGTGTCATTGGAACGGTCATTGCTGTTGCGATTTCTTATGCGGTAAGCTTTGCATCCAATGCGTTGCTACCAGTTGTATTAAAGGCAGCAACAGGTGAGGAAAGCTTTGATGGTATTCAGTTTTCTGCAATTCCGTGGCAGCTCGTTGTCATTGCGGCAGCGATTAGTATCGGGGTAGCGATTATTTCAGGTGTGCGCCCTGCACGAAAAGCGACAAAAATTGAAGTGATGCAAGCCTTGCGTCAAGAAGCATGATGAAAATGAGGTATCCGAGAGCATATTCTTGGGTACCTCATTTTTCAATTGGCTACTAATAATTCAAGGAGTCGTAATTGCCTCTGATGTTCCAGATAGGCTTGCTCTGCCTGCTGTAAGGTCACCAATTCAAATGTAAGACTTTGCTTTGGCGTGAGCTGTGCAGCGTAGGGTAAATCTGCGGCAATGACTTGAGCGATTTTTGGATAGCCGCCCGTTGTTTGATGATCCGCCATTAATAAAATCGGTTGACCACTAGCAGGAAGCTGAATGGTACCGAATGTGACAGCTTCGGATAATAGCTGTGACGTGTTGGCTGCTGCGATCGGTTGCTCACTTTCTAAGCGATAGCCCATGCGATCTGAGTTAATAGAAATGGTGTAGGGTTGCTGTAAAAATAGTTGCTGTGCTTGCTCACTAAAATAAGGCCATTCCGTTCCTTGTAAAATGCGAACAGGCCGCGCTTTATAGAAATTGTGTGTGTAAACCTGTAGAGGCTTAAAGCGTTGTGCTGTACGTTCATAAGGAATCGCGTCGCCTGTTTGTAAGGGCCGCCCTTGAAAACCACCGAAGCCTACCTTTATATAGGTGCTCGTGCTATTTAAAATGGGTTTAATGGTAAATCCACCTGAGATACTTAGATAGCTGCGTGCGCCTTGTACAATCGGACCGCATGTTAACAGATCATTTGGCTGGATTGGGATGGCCCGGTTCATCGGGATATCTTTGCCGTTGAGCTTAGCTTGCATCATACCACCTGTTAAGGCGATGGTCGTTTCCTTTGTAAATTGAAATTGTCCACCAATAAGCGTCATTTCCAAGGCAGGTTTGTTGTGCTGTTGGAGTAAAGCATTGCCGATGCGATAAGCAATCATGTCCATGGCGCCGCTTGTAATGACGCCGTATTGCTGATAGCCGAAGCGTCCAGCATCTTGAATGACTGAAAAAATACCGGGCTTAATGATAATTAGCATGACGAGTCCTCCTTAACGGCGATGAAGCGCACCCGATCGCCGGCTTGTAATAATGACGGTGGCTGTTGTTGGAGTGAAAAGAGCGCTGTCATCGTGCGCCCAATAATTTGCCAACCACCCGGAGTTGCAAACGGATAAATCCCGGTTTGTGTGCCGCCAATACCAACTGAGCCTGCCGCGATTTCGAGGCGTGGTATTGCGCGGCGCGGTGTGGCGATTCGTTCATCAAGTCCGCCTAAATAAGGAAATCCCGGTGCAAAGCCGAGCATATAGACAAGGTAATCGCGCGATGTATGGCGTTTGATGACCTCCTCTGTCGTTAGCTGATTGTAGTCGGCCACTTCTTGTAAATCGGGTCCGTAGTCACCCCCATAAATGACGGGGATTTCAATGATGCGCCTTTTAATGGCTGAGATTTGCTCCTCTGTAGAGAAAAGGGGCGTGACGTAATTTTGTACTTGTTGTGCAATAGTACTTGCATATGGTAATCGTTTTTGCACGATGAAAGGATCGTAGTAAATACAAAAGTTCGTGTAGCTTGGCACGATTTCAATGAGTCCGGGAAAGGGCTGTTGAAGTAATGCGTTCATCGCGTGCTGAATTTGATTTTGTATTTGGTCGTTCATAATGGAACCAAATTGAACAAACAGTGCTTGTTCGCTCAATTGTTTGAATTGAATGGTTTGCATACATTCACCTCGTTATTGGAATCGTGCTTATTGTATGGCATGATAATAGCATAGTTGTTGGAAAATTCCAAAAAGGCAGGGGACGCTGTTGTTAAAGGTAGATATGAACTGTGACTTAGGTGAAAGCTTTGGGCGCTATAGGCTTGGCGAGCAAGAGGCCATTTTACAATATGTGACGAGTGCGAATATTGCATGTGGCTTTCATGCGGGCGATCCATCGGTTATGCGGGAAACGGTCGAGCTTGCTTTGAAGTACGATGTAGCGATTGGTGCGCATCCGGGGCTACCGGATTTAAATGGCTTCGGTCGTAGAGAAATGGCGATTTCTGCACAGGAGGCCTATGATTTAGTCGTCTATCAAATTGGCGCGCTGCAAGGCTTTTTAACGACTAAAGGGGTGGTGATGCAGCATGTCAAACCACATGGCGCTCTTTATAATATGGCCGCGAAAAATCGTGAGCTGGCACAGGCGATTGCGCAAGCGGTGTATGATGTTTCCCCAAAGCTTCGGTTGTATGGTTTGGCAGCGAGTGAGTCAACGGCAGCTGCGGAGCGTATTGGGTTAAAGGCAGTGCATGAGGTGTTTGCTGACCGCACCTATCAAGCAAACGGTGCATTGACGTCACGCCGTGAAAAAAATGCCCTTATTACCGAGGAGGCACAAGCTATTGCGCAAATAATTGAAATGGTAAAAGAAGGTACCGTAACCTCCGTCCAACAAACAAAGGTGCCAATACGCGCAGATAGTATTTGTATCCATGGGGATGGGGCGCATGCGGTGGCATTTGCAAAAGTAGCACGCACACAGCTAGAAGCACAGGGAATTCGCATACAAGCATTCGAAAAAAAGGGAGCGTCCGAATAAATGGACACTCCCTTTCATTTTAATAATAAGGTAACACTTCAGAAACGGTTACAAATTCATAGCCCTCGCTTTGTAAATATTGGAGCACGGGCTCAAGTCCATCTGCTGTTGATTGGTGGATATCATGCATTAAGACAATGGCGTTATTATGTAATGATTTTTGAATCATCGGTAATAGCTTTGCTGGGTCATGGTGCTTCCAATCGAGCGTATCAATCGTCCAGTTCACAGATCTACGTGGAATGAGTGCGCGCACGGAGTCGTTAATGGCTCCATATGGTGGACGGAAAAAGGCTGACGGCTGACCGATTGCCGCTTTGATCGCTTGCTCGGTTGTTTCGTATTCCTTTTTAATAGCCGCGGCCGACATTTTCGTCAGTACGGGATGTGTCCAAGTATGATTCCCAATTTCGTGCCCCGCAACCCGGACTTCTTGTACGAGACTAGGATAATATTGGACACGGCTACCAAGCATGAAAAACGTTGCCTTGGCCTCATACTTCTGTAACAGCGCCAGGATTTGCTTCGTTACTTCAGGGTGCGGGCCATCATCGAAGGTTAAAGCAATTCGCTTATGTGATGGGTCTGTATTTTGTGTTGGTGCAGTCGTGTCCTCTGCTTCCATTGCGATTTGAAAGTTGGATGCAAGCAATGGATTAATGGATGATAATGAAATTTCTACATTTGGTAAACCCACTTCGACAGGGGCGATTTCCCCTTCATTGAAGTAGACAACAAGGGTGTCCTCTTTTAATGCAAAGCGCTCAAAGGCTTCCCAGTTTGGCTGTGTGGCTGCAACAAGCTTATCTTTGTTTAGCGCATCAGCGAATTCAGGGTTTTTTGCCATTTCGGATTGGACATGATTTGCGAAGGATTTTAAGCTTGCTTCATTATGATTGAGCAAGGTTTGCATATTGAAGGTTTCGCCTGTTTTATTGTCGATTAAAAATGTTGTAACGGTTGTTTCATGTTCGGTATTACTTAAAATGGTTTTATTAGTAAGGACAAATGAATAATACTGTTCATGTGCAAAGGTTTGGAGACTAATATTTAGCTCACCTGTTAAGTCATGCACATTTTGTTGAAGGCGCATCATGCTTATGTAGTAATCTTTTGCCTCATTTATGTACGATAACACGGTATTGTTGAACGTTTCGTGTTCAGTTAATGGGTATTGAATCGCAAAGGGCATTTGTTCGTCATTGGAAATGTCTGTAACAATGCGTACCCCCGGGAAGCTTGATTTTTCCTCTGAAATATTGGATGGGGTATCCTTTGCGCTCTGTTCTTCTGTTTGAAAAATAGGTTCATCATTTAAGACAGTTAAATACACAATAGCTGAGCCGAGTAATGCGATTGTTGAGATGAGTAGTAAGTCAATCCAAATACCACGGCGTTTGCGGTAAGGCGTTTTCATGTTGTATCGGGTTCCTTTCAAAAAAATAGGGTAATAAATGGTTCTATTATAGATGGTTTTCGGCTAGAAATAAGTTAAGGAAATACATCATTATGTAAGCATAAATTGTCCGAAAAAAGACTATGATTTTGACGAAGCTTCAAGTAATATGAGCTAAGAAGTGAAAAGGAGGTCCATCCCCTATGAATGCTGAACATAATGAAATGGCGCTTGAATGCTTTTTATTAGCAGGTCGCATCATGATGGAAAGTGGTGCAGAAACGTATCGTGTAGAAGATACGATGCTAAGAATGGCACGATCTCAAAATATGGTGGACGCGCAAAGCTATGTAACGCCAACAGGGATTATTTTCTCACTTGGTAAAACACAGCCGACAAGAATTACATCAATTTCCACGAGGATAACAGATTTACACAGAATTGTTCTTGTTAACAATGTTTCCCGTAAACTTACATCTCAAATCATAACATTAGAACAAGCTTATGACGAGTTAAAGAAGATTGAAACGACGAATTATTTTTTACCAATTATTATTCAAGTATTAGCGGCGAGTATCGCGAGCAGCTGCTTTTTACTGATGTTTAAAGGGGTATTTACAGATATTCCAGCAGCATTTGTAGCTGGCGGACTCGGGCTCTATATTGTGACAGTGATACATCAATCTACACGTGTTAAGTTTTTCTCGGAGTTTTTGGCAGCATTGGCTGTTGGATTTGTCGCATTGATGGCGGTACATGTTGGGTTTGGGACTGAGGTAGATAAAATTATCATTGGTTCGGTGATGCCACTCGTACCAGGACTGCTGATTACGAATGCGGTGCGTGATTTAATGGCGGGGCATTTTACAGCGGGTATGGCAAAAGGAGCAGAGGCATTTTTAACAGCTTTTGCGATTGGCTCGGGTATCGCGGTTGTTTTATCCTTCTAGATAAAGGGGTTTGTTTATGATTGATAGTCTATGGTTTCAACTGATAATTAGTTTTTTTGCGACAGCTTGCTTTGGGGTCATTTTTAATGCGCCGACGAAGGCAATCCCAGCTTGTGGATTTGTTGGTGCAATTGGTTGGGGAATTTACTATTTCTTATACAATAATGGGTTAGATGAAGTGCGTGCCTCGTTTATTGGTGCATTTGTTGTATCCTTAGTGGCCCATTTTGCGGCGCGCAAGTTTAGTATGCCCATGATTGTTTTTAGTGTGTCGGGTATTATTCCACTTGTGCCTGGTGGTATTGCGTACAATACGATGCGCAATATTATGGAGCTGGATTATTTGATGGGTCTACAAAATGGGATGCGTGCCTTTATGATTTCGGGTGCGATTGCGATGGGCTTAGTTTTTGCTGAAGTCATTATGCAAATCATCCTACGCTCGATGTCTCAAGGAAAAACATCGATTGATTCCTTTATTAAAGCAAAAAAAAGAAGCTCAAAAAGCTAGGAAATCTAGGCTTTTTGAGCTTTTTGAATTAGATTAAATTTGAAATTTCGCTGCTCGTTACAGGTTTGCTAATGTAGAAGCCTTGTACAGCATCGCAGCCGAAGCTTGTTAGGAGTTGCTGCTGCTCTTCGGTTTCAACACCTTCTGCGACAACGCGAAGATTCATCGATTTGCCGAGTTGAACCATCCCGTTTACAAGCAGCTGTGTTTTTTCGGATTTTAATGCAGATGTAAACGTTTGGTCAATTTTCACGATGGAAATCGGTAATAGCTGCATGTAACGGAATGAACCGTAGCCTGTACCAAAATCGTCTAACGCGAAGAGGATGCCTTCGTTTTCAAGTGTACGCATTTGCTTAATGATGCTATTTTCAGCCTCTGCTTCAAGTGCGAACTTTTCTGTAATTTCAATTTGAAGTAAGTTTGCTGGGCAGCCCGTGCGCTCTAATGTATCTAAAATTGATTTTGCCATGTTTTTATCGCGGAACTCACGTACAGAGGAGTTGATGCTCACTTTTATATTGTGACCTGCCTTTTTCCATGCGGCAGCTTGCTCACATGCACGTTCAAGCATGAAGGAGCCGATATTGTTAATGAGCCCTGTTTCTTCAGCGATTGGGATGAGCTCGTCTGGTGAGACAACCCCGATTTCTTCATCATCCCAACGTACGAGCGCCTCAACAGCAGTAACGGTACCTGATTGTATATCTAATTGTGGCTGGTAAAGCACATGTAAATTTTTTTGATCGAGCGCCTGTAATAAGCGTCTTTCAACGATTGATTTACGGTTAATCGCTGCATGTGATGATTTGGATAATGAAACAATGCGATCACCACCAGCCTCACGCACCGTTGCAATGGTTGCAAGAGACGCTTTCATTAGCTGTGAAAAGGTTGTTTGGTCTTCAGGGTAGCGCGTCATTCCCCCACTTATTGATAATGGTACGGCGACATTGCCATTATAAATAGGATTTTGCTGCAAGTACGTTAAGAAGCCTTGTGTAAACCATTCAGGTAATGGTGTAATGACAACGAATTCATTTTCATTAATACGCGCCATTGTGCTGTCTTGGAAATACATTTTCATGCGTTTCGTAAACTCCACCACTAAAGAACTATCGTCCAAATCATGGTGTAAATCTTTAATTGTATAGAATTTGTCGATGCTTAAATAGACAAATGAAAAATGACGTTTTTCCTCAATCATTGCAGTAATAATTTGGGCCAAACGGTGAACGTTGATCATGCCTGTTTCTGGGTCGATATAGGCAATTTTTTCGAGCTGGAATTGTATGCTCTTGTCTTTTGTAATATCGCGCTCGATTAAGAGGTATTGATTTTGCTCGGGCGTCGGACCAAATAGCGGGATGGCTGTTAAGTGCACCCAATATAGCTGCTCATCCTTCGTTATCTTCTGGACGTCCCCTTGCCAAATTTGCCCGCCATGCACAGTTTTCCAAATGTCTTGTGTGACTTTTTCAGATGCCTCTGTTGACGGAAATAGCTGCCAAAATGTTTTGCCAATTACGCGCTTTGGTGTCCAATGACTTGTTTTTAAAAAGGCTTGGTTCGTTTGGATAATAAAGCCGTCTTGATCTAGTGTGACAGTCATAAATGATTGGTGAATCCCGTTTTTTAAATCCGATAAATGCTGCTGTTCGGCATCGATTGAACGCATTTCGTCTGTCGGTACGCATAAAACATACGTAGCCTCTTGCTCATTCATTGTGATTGGTTTGGTATAGAGTGTGACAGATGTGATTGCTTGGTGCTTTGTTGTTATCGCGATTTCTTGTAAGCGGAGTGGCACGGTACTTGAGACAATTGATTCGATCATCGCATTATCGACTGCTGCAAAAAGTGTGTCTTCAATCGATATTTCTTTTAAACGCTCGATATCTTCCGTTGAATAGTCAAAATGTTCTAGATTCCCTTTGGCGATTGTTCCATTGGGTAAAAGAATGAAGGACGGGAAAGGAGTTACCAGCAATGTGTCCATTTCGGTTGAATAGAGTTGCTCTTTTGTCATATATCATTTCTCCTCAATGCGTAAAATAATACTATTATTATAATTAAAAAATGCCCATTAGTCACTAAATATTAAAGTAGATTATTATAAAATTAAGGAATTATAGTATTATTATACCCGTTATTGTGAATATAAAATAAATAAGGCTAGTGAAATTACTTGATTTTAGTAGTATAAGGTGGAAAGGAATATAGTTTTAGTTCTTTAGGTAATAGTATGGCTTTAGTCTTTGAATGTAAAAAGTAATGAAGCTATTTCAAATGTAACGAGTGAAACCGTAATTATCATATACCCCATTCGTTAGAAAATAATAGATTACTGAGGGCAGTTTTCTAAAAATATGAAATAAATTATCGTAAAAGTTTTCGGGAGTTGCGTTACTAGGATTGCTTGACTAAAATAATAGCATGATGAAGTTGAAGGAATTGGAGTAGAAAGAATGAATTTATCGGCAATAACAGTGTCGCTTCCACTAGATGAAGAAACATATGAAGAACTGCAAAATTTATGTGAAGTCGCGGAATGTGATGGGCATATTTATACGCAAGTCATGAATTTACCAATCGCGCGTAGCTATGAATCACGCGGATTTTATGTGTTGGTTTATGATGATGATAAAAACGAGCTGATTGGTGCGGGAACGGCGATTGATATAATGGGCTTAAATACCTTTGAATGGTCGGTGTTAGTGGCACCGATGTATCGTCAACTAGGTGTAGGCGGTGCGATTGTGAATGTATTAAAGGATGGAATGGCGGCACGCGGAAGTGA containing:
- a CDS encoding LamB/YcsF family protein — encoded protein: MLKVDMNCDLGESFGRYRLGEQEAILQYVTSANIACGFHAGDPSVMRETVELALKYDVAIGAHPGLPDLNGFGRREMAISAQEAYDLVVYQIGALQGFLTTKGVVMQHVKPHGALYNMAAKNRELAQAIAQAVYDVSPKLRLYGLAASESTAAAERIGLKAVHEVFADRTYQANGALTSRREKNALITEEAQAIAQIIEMVKEGTVTSVQQTKVPIRADSICIHGDGAHAVAFAKVARTQLEAQGIRIQAFEKKGASE
- a CDS encoding threonine/serine exporter family protein; the encoded protein is MNAEHNEMALECFLLAGRIMMESGAETYRVEDTMLRMARSQNMVDAQSYVTPTGIIFSLGKTQPTRITSISTRITDLHRIVLVNNVSRKLTSQIITLEQAYDELKKIETTNYFLPIIIQVLAASIASSCFLLMFKGVFTDIPAAFVAGGLGLYIVTVIHQSTRVKFFSEFLAALAVGFVALMAVHVGFGTEVDKIIIGSVMPLVPGLLITNAVRDLMAGHFTAGMAKGAEAFLTAFAIGSGIAVVLSF
- a CDS encoding 5-oxoprolinase subunit C family protein; its protein translation is MLIIIKPGIFSVIQDAGRFGYQQYGVITSGAMDMIAYRIGNALLQQHNKPALEMTLIGGQFQFTKETTIALTGGMMQAKLNGKDIPMNRAIPIQPNDLLTCGPIVQGARSYLSISGGFTIKPILNSTSTYIKVGFGGFQGRPLQTGDAIPYERTAQRFKPLQVYTHNFYKARPVRILQGTEWPYFSEQAQQLFLQQPYTISINSDRMGYRLESEQPIAAANTSQLLSEAVTFGTIQLPASGQPILLMADHQTTGGYPKIAQVIAADLPYAAQLTPKQSLTFELVTLQQAEQAYLEHQRQLRLLELLVAN
- the pxpB gene encoding 5-oxoprolinase subunit PxpB; this translates as MQTIQFKQLSEQALFVQFGSIMNDQIQNQIQHAMNALLQQPFPGLIEIVPSYTNFCIYYDPFIVQKRLPYASTIAQQVQNYVTPLFSTEEQISAIKRRIIEIPVIYGGDYGPDLQEVADYNQLTTEEVIKRHTSRDYLVYMLGFAPGFPYLGGLDERIATPRRAIPRLEIAAGSVGIGGTQTGIYPFATPGGWQIIGRTMTALFSLQQQPPSLLQAGDRVRFIAVKEDSSC
- a CDS encoding polysaccharide deacetylase family protein is translated as MKTPYRKRRGIWIDLLLISTIALLGSAIVYLTVLNDEPIFQTEEQSAKDTPSNISEEKSSFPGVRIVTDISNDEQMPFAIQYPLTEHETFNNTVLSYINEAKDYYISMMRLQQNVHDLTGELNISLQTFAHEQYYSFVLTNKTILSNTEHETTVTTFLIDNKTGETFNMQTLLNHNEASLKSFANHVQSEMAKNPEFADALNKDKLVAATQPNWEAFERFALKEDTLVVYFNEGEIAPVEVGLPNVEISLSSINPLLASNFQIAMEAEDTTAPTQNTDPSHKRIALTFDDGPHPEVTKQILALLQKYEAKATFFMLGSRVQYYPSLVQEVRVAGHEIGNHTWTHPVLTKMSAAAIKKEYETTEQAIKAAIGQPSAFFRPPYGAINDSVRALIPRRSVNWTIDTLDWKHHDPAKLLPMIQKSLHNNAIVLMHDIHQSTADGLEPVLQYLQSEGYEFVTVSEVLPYY
- a CDS encoding ABC transporter ATP-binding protein, which produces MIEVKNVQHTFLIGKKGKEKRVPVLRNVSLEVPSGDIIAVVGKSGSGKSTLLQILAGFMKPEHGSICVNGQEIAAFTEAQSAAFRLKNFGFIFQNFQLMPSLTAFENIELPLKLQGISPAIRKSRVEEIMARVGLVEVSDHFPNELSGGQQQRVSIARALVTKAPILLADEPTGSLDSETEQEILALIEQLNRDLNLTFVIITHDEEVANIADQRYRMHDGALVKEGVVHAI
- a CDS encoding beta-propeller domain-containing protein; translated protein: MKKGKIFGIGIALALMAIVGLSSLFYVTKDTAYANGVIFEGEAYTVQLPNALTKDSVTNGAVIVKDANGKVVQATLTLDTTAKVLTVENLKAGQYEVIIKKNAYAKASKFVREQSIPLDVIQKVSALKTEADLQAYFKGYLAAENARYQGRGEESTQEFSSAESENSSSDKASGGQSYSTTNNQVEGIEEGDITITDGKYIYTIVDNKIMIVDAKSLKMVKRLTVGKEIYPTHLMLHNELLVVGYTAYVETQKESYYDSKSVTKVAFYNVKDAANPTLVREVGQDGDLTNIRKLGNYLYVVSSKTPNYWMLPENQEVELRPATYDGGKEKLLPVDQIRLLPESNQPSYLMVSAMDISNIKSNEWKTVSFLGNSGQMYMSENAIYIASMNNQFWPTVDIAVDSTERASVPVQSKNETTLYKIAIAKTNIRLATEGKVKGSVLNQFSMDEHNGYIRIATTEGNAWGTDANSKNHLFILDENLKQVGAVHDLAPGERIYSARFIGDKAYLVTFKETDPLFVIDTKDPKAPKVLGELKIPGFSNYLHPIDENHLLGIGYDTEVRMEPGVKEPIVLTKGMKLSLFDVSDLKNPKEKQAVVIGGRGTYSSVQHDHKALFRDPRNHLYGFPVTVYSETDEQDRLKYEGTGAQIYQVTTSGIKLVGNLLEQARPGEQYEDAYNVVQRMLYVEDELYAVSRSKVTSYNGKTYKKQQTLGF
- a CDS encoding ABC transporter permease, whose translation is MRFKDQLDFVMQHIKKNKLRVFMTVLAATMGCAFLIVLASVGFGLQASIEKDILSNDSVTKIEVQSSQSQFTEEEVAEIQAVEHVQTVLKITNMNTEAQSFFEDRDTIGSVSLTNFNDLQQVADDLSTGVYPTNANEILVGYHFAQTLLNDADRKRIEEKSLEAQANGDYYDGSEEGYKESLLGKEIEVAFRSYEDVSKQTERQKFKIVGVLAKPSYEWAIDNKMYLSDAVAPKLEESFGQAFPEQQEALYFDRFEIYATSLEYVKPILEELRDKGFGVYSVTEQLEELNVFFLVLKAGLIFVGTIAVLIASIGIFNTMTMAVTERTREIGVLKAIGASPKLIQRLFLMESMFIGVIGTVIAVAISYAVSFASNALLPVVLKAATGEESFDGIQFSAIPWQLVVIAAAISIGVAIISGVRPARKATKIEVMQALRQEA